A genomic segment from Flavobacterium inviolabile encodes:
- a CDS encoding beta strand repeat-containing protein, whose protein sequence is MKNNYITKNNKKKSHNYGSFFYGINVNLNYTIVKTKTKLLLALLFLSIVALNAQPIESTESTGFGISNGANMYGTGGAPQSTYVGYEAGNRNGANANTFIGYKSGRLNKGSANNTFLGAFTGAMNEEGGNNVFIGFNSGLKNVNGAENVFVGFDSGANNNAGWNTFVGRSSGFQNVSGTRNSFFGALAGFLNTNADENSFFGAAAGMDNTTGSHNSFLGSYSGKANTVGRTNTFVGAYSGAANVTGNDNVYIGANSGLGNVTGNDNVFIGFNSGLKNVNGAENVFVGFESGANNNAGWNTFVGRSSGFQNVSGTRNSFFGGLAGLNTNADDNSFFGAVAGMDNITGSHNSFLGSYSGKANTAGRANTFVGANSGLANVTGNDNVYIGVNAGDKNNGSNNVFLGSLSGQNSVTGNNNVFIGFTAGLSNDSGYYNVLTGFEAGKNIPAKNSNSIYGAIAGYNATGGGNVLIGERAGYAAGSNNVMIGFHAGENASNVNNQLFIDNSNTSNPLIFGDFANDILKLHGKVGIGGNSSINFGNFPTTAGAVNVSNYNLFVKGGILTEEVRISLQSTWADYVFNKDYNLLSLKDVESFINKNGHLPNVPSAQQVKEEGIALGEMTKIQQEKIEELTLYLIKQNKEIEELKEQVRLLLNKKE, encoded by the coding sequence GTGAAGAACAATTACATCACTAAGAATAATAAAAAAAAGAGTCATAATTATGGCTCTTTTTTTTATGGAATAAATGTTAATTTAAATTATACTATTGTGAAAACAAAAACTAAATTATTATTAGCGTTGTTGTTTTTGTCTATTGTTGCTTTAAATGCACAACCGATTGAATCAACTGAAAGTACTGGTTTTGGAATTAGCAACGGAGCTAATATGTACGGAACGGGTGGGGCTCCGCAATCAACTTATGTAGGGTATGAGGCAGGCAATAGAAATGGAGCTAATGCCAATACATTTATTGGATATAAATCTGGGAGATTAAATAAAGGATCGGCCAATAATACTTTTTTAGGAGCATTTACAGGTGCGATGAATGAAGAGGGAGGAAATAATGTTTTTATTGGGTTTAATAGTGGATTGAAAAATGTTAATGGTGCTGAAAATGTTTTTGTTGGGTTTGATTCCGGAGCTAATAATAATGCCGGTTGGAATACTTTTGTGGGAAGATCTTCAGGATTTCAAAATGTTTCGGGGACCCGTAATAGTTTCTTTGGAGCTTTGGCTGGTTTTTTAAATACAAATGCTGATGAAAACTCATTTTTTGGAGCTGCAGCAGGTATGGATAATACAACGGGTAGTCATAATTCTTTCCTGGGCTCATATTCCGGAAAAGCAAATACAGTTGGTAGAACCAATACTTTTGTTGGTGCCTACTCTGGTGCGGCCAATGTTACAGGAAATGACAATGTTTATATTGGTGCTAACTCTGGTTTGGGCAATGTTACAGGAAATGACAATGTTTTTATTGGGTTTAATAGTGGATTGAAAAATGTTAATGGTGCTGAAAATGTTTTTGTTGGGTTTGAATCCGGAGCTAATAATAATGCCGGTTGGAATACTTTTGTGGGAAGATCTTCAGGGTTTCAAAATGTTTCGGGTACCCGTAATAGTTTCTTTGGAGGTTTGGCTGGTTTAAATACAAATGCTGATGATAACTCATTTTTTGGAGCTGTAGCAGGTATGGATAACATAACAGGTAGTCATAATTCTTTCCTGGGCTCTTATTCCGGAAAAGCGAATACAGCTGGTAGAGCCAATACTTTTGTTGGTGCTAACTCTGGTTTGGCCAATGTTACAGGAAATGACAATGTTTATATTGGTGTAAATGCAGGTGATAAAAATAACGGAAGTAATAATGTTTTCTTAGGGTCTTTGTCCGGGCAAAATAGTGTTACCGGGAATAATAATGTCTTTATTGGGTTTACAGCTGGTTTAAGTAATGACTCCGGTTACTATAATGTCCTGACAGGTTTTGAAGCGGGTAAAAATATTCCTGCTAAAAACAGTAATTCTATCTATGGAGCTATTGCGGGATATAATGCTACAGGAGGCGGAAATGTTTTAATAGGAGAGCGAGCAGGTTATGCGGCAGGAAGTAATAACGTGATGATTGGTTTTCATGCAGGTGAAAATGCTTCTAATGTAAATAATCAATTATTTATTGATAATTCAAACACATCTAATCCTTTGATTTTTGGTGATTTTGCCAATGATATTTTGAAGTTGCACGGTAAAGTGGGGATTGGAGGCAATAGTTCAATAAATTTCGGAAACTTCCCAACTACTGCTGGTGCGGTAAACGTATCAAATTACAACCTGTTTGTAAAAGGAGGAATCCTTACGGAAGAAGTTCGTATTAGTTTACAATCTACCTGGGCGGATTATGTGTTTAATAAAGATTATAACTTGTTAAGTCTGAAAGATGTTGAAAGTTTTATCAATAAAAACGGACACTTACCAAATGTGCCTTCTGCGCAACAAGTAAAAGAAGAGGGAATTGCTTTAGGTGAAATGACTAAAATCCAACAGGAGAAAATCGAAGAGTTAACGCTGTATCTTATAAAACAAAATAAAGAAATCGAAGAGTTAAAAGAGCAGGTAAGATTATTGTTAAATAAGAAAGAATAA
- a CDS encoding APC family permease, which translates to MHNETPTLKRELGLLDGTMLVVGSMIGSGIFIVSAGITQNIGSAGWLIAIWIVSALITITAAVSYGELSAMFPHAGGQYIYLKESYNKLIAFLYGWSFFAVIQTGTIAAVGVAFSKFTAYLIPAVSDENILYEIGSFKLNAAQLVSIGTIIFLSYINSKGVRNGKYIQTIFTITKIASLFGLIIFGFILAAKADIWNANWTDAWNAQSFQKDSNSWIPVSGYALASAIAASMVGSLFSSDAWNGVTFISGEIKNPERNVGLSLFLGTLIVSVIYILANVMYLAVMPLQEIAFAPSERVAVAASQHIFGATGTIVIAIMIMISTFGCNNGLIMAGSRVYYTMAKDGLFFKKAAELNKASVPGWGLWIQCIWASFLCLTGKYGDLLDYVMIIVIIFYILTIYGIFILRKKMPDANRPYKAFAYPFLPALYIIVASAICIALLIDRTSTCGWGVLIMLAGIPVYYITRPKETA; encoded by the coding sequence ATGCATAACGAAACCCCAACTTTAAAACGAGAATTAGGTCTTCTGGACGGCACTATGCTTGTGGTAGGCTCGATGATTGGTTCCGGAATTTTTATTGTGAGTGCCGGAATCACTCAGAACATAGGCAGTGCCGGATGGCTGATTGCGATCTGGATTGTTTCTGCTTTAATAACCATAACGGCTGCCGTTAGCTACGGAGAGCTGAGTGCTATGTTTCCGCATGCCGGCGGGCAGTATATTTATTTAAAGGAATCGTATAATAAGCTGATTGCTTTTTTATACGGCTGGAGTTTCTTTGCGGTCATACAAACCGGAACCATTGCCGCTGTTGGCGTCGCCTTTTCAAAATTCACGGCCTATCTGATTCCTGCGGTAAGCGATGAGAATATCCTTTATGAGATCGGTTCTTTCAAGCTTAATGCAGCGCAGCTGGTTTCCATAGGAACCATCATTTTCCTGAGTTATATTAATAGTAAAGGGGTTCGAAACGGAAAATACATCCAGACTATTTTTACCATCACGAAGATCGCCTCCCTTTTTGGTTTGATCATTTTCGGTTTTATCCTGGCTGCCAAAGCCGATATCTGGAATGCAAACTGGACGGATGCCTGGAATGCACAGTCTTTCCAGAAAGACAGCAATTCATGGATTCCTGTTTCCGGATATGCCTTAGCATCGGCTATCGCTGCATCCATGGTAGGCTCCTTATTTTCCAGTGATGCCTGGAACGGGGTTACCTTTATTTCCGGAGAGATTAAAAACCCGGAGCGCAATGTGGGCTTAAGCTTGTTTTTAGGGACTTTAATTGTGAGTGTCATCTATATTTTAGCCAACGTGATGTATCTTGCCGTAATGCCGTTGCAGGAAATTGCTTTTGCTCCATCGGAAAGGGTTGCCGTAGCCGCATCGCAGCACATTTTTGGCGCGACCGGAACCATAGTCATTGCAATCATGATCATGATCTCGACTTTTGGCTGCAACAATGGTTTGATCATGGCCGGATCCCGCGTGTATTACACGATGGCAAAAGACGGTTTGTTCTTTAAAAAAGCCGCCGAGTTAAACAAAGCCAGCGTACCGGGCTGGGGATTATGGATCCAGTGTATCTGGGCTTCCTTTTTGTGCCTGACCGGGAAATACGGGGATTTACTGGATTATGTAATGATCATTGTAATCATCTTTTACATACTGACGATATATGGTATTTTTATTTTAAGAAAGAAAATGCCGGATGCCAACAGACCGTATAAGGCTTTTGCCTATCCGTTTTTACCGGCTTTGTATATTATCGTAGCATCAGCTATATGCATTGCTTTACTGATCGACCGCACCAGTACGTGTGGTTGGGGCGTACTGATCATGCTTGCCGGAATACCGGTTTATTATATCACAAGACCAAAAGAAACTGCGTAA
- the ruvB gene encoding Holliday junction branch migration DNA helicase RuvB yields the protein MNEHLDPTNQKYNAEELDLEKKLRPLSFSDFTGQDQVLENLKVFVQAANMRGEALDHTLFHGPPGLGKTTLANILANELDVNIKITSGPVLDKPGDLAGLLTNLDERDVLFIDEIHRLSPIVEEYLYSAMEDFKIDIMIESGPNARTVQINLNPFTLVGATTRSGLLTAPMRARFGIQSRLQYYNTELLTTIVQRSSSILKMPITMEAAIEIAGRSRGTPRIANALLRRVRDFAQIKGNGKIDIEIARFSLKALNVDAHGLDEMDNRILTTIIDKFKGGPVGLSTLATAVSESGETIEEVYEPFLIQEGFIIRTPRGREVTDKAYKHLGRIRTNIQGGLF from the coding sequence ATGAATGAACATTTAGATCCAACAAACCAAAAATATAATGCAGAGGAACTCGATTTAGAAAAAAAATTGAGACCGCTGTCATTTAGCGATTTTACAGGACAGGATCAGGTACTGGAAAATCTGAAAGTATTTGTTCAGGCTGCCAACATGCGTGGAGAAGCACTGGATCATACCTTATTTCACGGGCCACCGGGATTAGGGAAAACAACATTGGCGAATATTCTGGCCAATGAATTAGATGTGAACATTAAAATTACTTCCGGTCCGGTTTTGGACAAGCCGGGAGATTTAGCCGGTTTGCTGACAAATCTGGACGAGCGTGACGTTTTGTTCATTGATGAGATTCATCGATTGAGCCCTATAGTTGAAGAATACCTGTACTCGGCTATGGAAGATTTCAAAATTGACATCATGATCGAAAGCGGTCCGAATGCCAGAACGGTTCAGATTAACCTGAACCCGTTTACGCTGGTAGGCGCAACCACACGTTCCGGACTGTTAACAGCACCAATGCGTGCCCGTTTTGGAATCCAGAGCAGGCTGCAATATTACAATACCGAACTGCTCACGACCATTGTGCAAAGAAGCTCTTCTATTTTGAAGATGCCTATCACGATGGAAGCGGCCATTGAAATTGCAGGAAGAAGCCGCGGAACACCGCGTATCGCCAATGCTTTACTGCGACGTGTTCGTGACTTTGCCCAGATAAAAGGAAACGGAAAAATTGATATTGAAATTGCCCGTTTCTCACTAAAAGCCCTGAATGTCGATGCCCATGGACTGGATGAAATGGACAACCGCATCTTAACCACTATAATCGATAAATTTAAAGGCGGCCCGGTGGGATTGTCCACCCTGGCAACAGCCGTATCGGAAAGCGGAGAAACAATCGAAGAAGTGTACGAACCCTTTTTAATTCAGGAAGGATTTATCATCCGGACACCGCGGGGACGGGAAGTGACCGATAAAGCCTATAAACATCTGGGAAGAATAAGAACCAATATTCAGGGAGGATTGTTTTAA
- the queG gene encoding tRNA epoxyqueuosine(34) reductase QueG, translated as MINNKAKYTDLIKTEAKRLGFLSCGISQAGFLAEEAPRLEDWLKNNRNGKMSYMENHFDKRLDPTLLVDDAKSVISLLLNYYPAEQQSFGSYKISKYAYGEDYHFVIKEKLRELLHFIETEIGEVSGRAFVDSAPVLDKAWAAKSGLGWIGKNSNLLSKQVGSFFFIAELIVDLDLEYDNATTDHCGKCTACMDACPTQAIVAPYVVDGSKCISYFTIELKENIPTEVKGKFDDWMFGCDVCQDVCPWNRFSKPHNEPLLQPNRDILSFSKKDWEEITEDTFRKVFKNSAVKRTKHQGLVRNLKFLKD; from the coding sequence ATGATTAACAATAAAGCAAAATATACAGATCTCATCAAAACCGAAGCCAAACGCCTCGGTTTTTTGTCATGTGGTATTTCGCAAGCCGGTTTTTTAGCAGAAGAAGCACCCCGTCTGGAAGACTGGCTGAAAAACAACAGAAACGGAAAAATGAGCTATATGGAAAACCACTTTGATAAAAGACTGGATCCGACACTGCTTGTTGATGATGCCAAAAGTGTTATCTCCTTACTGTTGAATTATTATCCGGCAGAACAGCAAAGCTTCGGAAGCTATAAAATTTCAAAATATGCTTACGGGGAAGACTACCATTTTGTGATAAAGGAAAAACTCAGGGAACTGCTGCACTTTATCGAAACAGAAATCGGGGAAGTGTCCGGCAGGGCTTTTGTAGATTCGGCTCCGGTTTTAGACAAAGCCTGGGCGGCAAAGAGCGGTTTGGGCTGGATTGGAAAAAACAGTAACCTGTTGTCCAAACAGGTGGGCTCCTTCTTTTTTATCGCAGAGCTCATTGTGGATCTTGATCTGGAATATGATAATGCCACTACCGACCATTGCGGGAAATGTACCGCCTGTATGGATGCTTGCCCTACCCAGGCAATCGTAGCACCCTATGTTGTAGATGGCAGTAAATGCATTTCCTATTTTACCATCGAATTAAAAGAAAACATTCCAACGGAAGTCAAAGGAAAATTTGACGATTGGATGTTTGGCTGCGATGTGTGCCAGGATGTATGCCCGTGGAACCGCTTCTCAAAACCCCATAACGAACCGCTATTGCAGCCCAATCGCGACATACTCTCTTTTTCTAAAAAAGATTGGGAAGAAATAACGGAAGACACCTTCAGAAAAGTATTTAAAAACTCCGCCGTTAAAAGAACAAAACACCAGGGACTGGTTCGGAATCTGAAATTCCTGAAAGACTAA
- a CDS encoding GNAT family N-acetyltransferase → MDDHLKLVNNQEKNRFELKVEGYMAFIDYKIKDKKIYLIHTEVPAELAGKGVGNAIVLKTLNYIKDNGFSLVPLCPFVAAYIKRHPEWETIVAH, encoded by the coding sequence ATGGATGATCATTTGAAATTAGTCAATAATCAGGAAAAAAACCGCTTTGAACTGAAAGTGGAAGGCTACATGGCCTTTATTGATTATAAAATAAAAGACAAAAAAATATACCTCATCCATACTGAAGTTCCGGCGGAACTGGCTGGAAAAGGAGTGGGGAATGCAATTGTGCTCAAAACACTGAACTATATTAAAGACAATGGTTTTTCGTTAGTCCCTTTATGTCCGTTTGTGGCGGCCTATATCAAACGGCATCCGGAATGGGAAACTATTGTGGCACATTAA
- a CDS encoding 3-coathanger stack domain-containing protein, which produces MKNLYFSIVFLFFLSLKSFSQGSDVIIWVDNSGSVDNVEYADMRTSIRAIIQNILLCNPLNRVAVVQYGVNGVSKIYIESNFTSNVNVANSFVRRTNFVGYGDEAHGALLLIGNALDGAPNSNIFGNQILTRTPGNSLAVYLFTDAYRHYGLINPSSSLGIGTNEAFLNYTNFKNNRNAIFIVTHVPQNQIFDSPAGAAIASVGGGYTGPVESYPADPGGPGTTPRFYLPKTNFLLTQTEIDLVTDDICSVAEPTCVAVKNLVSPSDDVLVSLQSNHQASSLITASNKVNNGAVAIYHAGDQVVLTNGFYSANGSRFRGYIEGCTGNYAGKNSKEDSGGLEVDRKNSLNVSPNPSSSSVNIILPVNSRELIVSSIDGREMFRSKITNADDAFLLDVTSFKVGIYILMIQTENGEIYTEKIIKN; this is translated from the coding sequence ATGAAAAACTTATATTTTTCTATTGTCTTTCTTTTCTTTCTTTCTTTAAAAAGTTTTTCGCAAGGCTCTGATGTTATTATTTGGGTAGATAATAGTGGATCTGTTGATAATGTTGAGTATGCGGATATGAGAACGTCAATAAGAGCAATTATTCAAAATATCTTATTGTGTAATCCATTAAATAGAGTAGCTGTCGTTCAGTATGGTGTAAATGGGGTTAGTAAAATATATATTGAATCAAACTTTACAAGTAATGTAAATGTTGCTAATTCGTTTGTTAGAAGGACTAATTTTGTGGGATATGGAGATGAAGCTCATGGGGCGCTTTTGTTGATAGGTAATGCTCTTGATGGTGCGCCAAACTCAAATATTTTTGGAAACCAGATTTTGACAAGAACACCAGGAAATTCTCTTGCTGTATATCTTTTTACGGATGCATATAGACACTATGGATTGATCAACCCATCTTCATCACTAGGTATTGGGACTAATGAAGCGTTTTTAAATTATACTAATTTTAAAAACAATAGAAATGCAATATTTATTGTAACGCATGTTCCTCAAAATCAGATTTTTGATTCTCCTGCTGGAGCGGCTATTGCAAGTGTGGGAGGAGGGTATACGGGGCCTGTGGAAAGTTATCCTGCAGATCCAGGCGGACCTGGAACAACCCCGAGGTTTTATTTGCCTAAAACGAATTTTTTATTAACACAAACAGAGATTGATTTAGTAACAGATGATATTTGTTCGGTAGCAGAGCCAACATGTGTTGCAGTGAAAAATCTGGTGTCTCCTTCGGATGATGTATTAGTCTCTTTGCAAAGTAACCACCAGGCTTCTTCATTAATAACGGCTTCTAATAAAGTTAATAACGGGGCTGTTGCGATTTATCATGCCGGAGATCAGGTTGTATTAACAAATGGTTTTTATTCGGCAAATGGATCAAGATTTAGAGGGTATATAGAAGGTTGTACCGGAAATTACGCAGGTAAAAATAGTAAGGAAGATTCCGGGGGATTAGAAGTAGATAGAAAGAATAGCTTAAATGTTAGTCCGAATCCTTCCAGTTCTTCTGTGAATATTATTTTACCAGTAAATAGCAGGGAGTTAATTGTGAGTTCGATTGATGGTAGAGAAATGTTTAGAAGTAAAATCACTAATGCTGATGATGCTTTTCTTCTCGATGTAACCAGTTTTAAAGTAGGTATATACATACTTATGATACAAACAGAGAATGGTGAGATATACACTGAAAAAATAATTAAGAATTAA
- a CDS encoding (4Fe-4S)-binding protein, with protein sequence MENVKEYSNGEVTVVWKQQLCEHSGNCVRGLPEVFRPKITPWIEVRKASSGEIIHQIEQCPSGALSFYYNKKENNG encoded by the coding sequence ATGGAAAACGTAAAAGAGTACAGCAACGGAGAAGTTACTGTGGTTTGGAAGCAACAATTATGTGAACATTCCGGAAATTGCGTTCGTGGACTTCCGGAAGTATTCCGTCCTAAAATTACCCCCTGGATCGAAGTCCGTAAGGCCAGTTCCGGAGAAATAATCCATCAGATCGAACAATGTCCTTCGGGTGCCTTATCGTTTTATTACAATAAAAAAGAAAACAATGGATGA
- a CDS encoding NADP-dependent malic enzyme — protein sequence MHKDSKRREALLYHAKPTPGKIQVVPTKKYATQRDLALAYSPGVAEPCLEIEKDVNNVYKYTAKGNLVAVISNGTAVLGLGDIGPEASKPVMEGKGLLFKIFADIDVFDIEVDTKDVDKFIETVKNIAPTFGGINLEDIKAPESFEIERRLVEELNIPVMHDDQHGTAIISSAALLNAVELAGKKMDEVKVVVSGAGSAAIACANLYVSFGVKQENIVMFNSKGALRKDDPKISEMQRVYATDKEYVSLADAMLGADVFIGLSSGDIVTPDMLIGMAENPIVFAMANPRPEINYDLAIATRKDIIMATGRSDHPNQVNNVLGFPFIFRGALDVRATKINEEMKKAAVVALANLAKESVPEQVNIAYGETKLNFGRDYIIPKPFDPRLIAQVPPAVAKAAMESGVATAPITDWDRYSEELLERMGSDNKMLRLLINRAKIDPKKVIFAEADHLDVLKAAQIVSEEGIGEPILLGNRETIQELMEEIGFEQEVLIIDPKTKEEEARRNRFAEAYWKSRQRRGTTLLDAQKWMRERNYFAAMMINEGEADALVTGYSRSYPTVVKPMLELIEKGHGVSRVATTNLMMTKRGPLFLADTAINPNPSSEDLAKIALMTAKTVRMFGMEPVIAMVSFSNFGSSKNESASKVREAVSYLHKNYPDLIVDGEIQTDFALNSDMLKSKFPFSKLANKKVNTLIFPNLDAANITYKLLKELDKAVSIGPIMLGLDKPVHIFQLGASVEEMVNMAAVAVVDAQEKEKRVKQAKR from the coding sequence ATGCATAAAGACAGCAAAAGAAGAGAGGCTTTATTATACCATGCTAAACCGACACCGGGAAAAATCCAGGTGGTACCAACTAAAAAATATGCAACACAAAGAGACCTGGCTTTAGCCTATTCTCCTGGAGTAGCAGAACCGTGTTTGGAAATTGAGAAAGACGTAAATAATGTTTATAAGTATACCGCTAAAGGAAATTTAGTAGCTGTAATTTCAAATGGAACAGCAGTTTTGGGCTTGGGTGATATCGGACCGGAAGCTTCAAAACCGGTAATGGAAGGGAAAGGACTTTTGTTTAAAATCTTTGCAGATATTGATGTTTTTGATATTGAAGTTGATACAAAAGACGTTGATAAATTTATTGAAACCGTAAAAAATATTGCTCCGACTTTTGGAGGAATTAACCTGGAAGATATTAAAGCACCGGAATCTTTTGAAATCGAAAGAAGACTGGTGGAAGAATTGAATATTCCGGTTATGCACGATGACCAGCATGGAACGGCTATCATTTCGAGTGCCGCCTTATTAAATGCCGTTGAACTTGCCGGGAAAAAAATGGACGAAGTAAAAGTGGTTGTTTCCGGTGCAGGATCGGCAGCAATTGCTTGTGCTAACCTATACGTTTCTTTTGGCGTGAAGCAGGAAAATATTGTCATGTTCAACAGTAAAGGAGCCTTGCGTAAAGACGATCCGAAGATTTCGGAAATGCAGCGGGTGTATGCTACAGATAAAGAATATGTATCTTTAGCAGATGCGATGCTGGGTGCAGACGTATTTATCGGACTGTCATCAGGCGATATCGTAACGCCGGATATGTTAATAGGTATGGCCGAAAACCCTATTGTGTTTGCGATGGCTAATCCGCGTCCGGAAATTAATTATGACCTGGCGATTGCAACCCGTAAAGATATTATTATGGCAACCGGACGTTCGGACCATCCTAACCAGGTGAACAACGTTTTAGGATTCCCTTTTATCTTTAGAGGTGCTTTAGACGTTCGTGCTACTAAAATTAATGAAGAAATGAAAAAAGCTGCGGTAGTCGCTCTTGCTAATTTAGCGAAAGAGTCGGTGCCGGAGCAGGTGAATATCGCTTATGGCGAAACAAAACTAAACTTTGGAAGGGATTATATCATTCCAAAACCATTCGACCCGAGATTGATTGCGCAGGTACCGCCGGCAGTAGCTAAAGCTGCTATGGAATCCGGAGTGGCCACAGCACCAATCACCGACTGGGACAGATACAGCGAGGAATTGCTGGAAAGAATGGGATCCGATAATAAAATGCTGCGATTGCTGATTAACCGTGCTAAAATAGATCCTAAAAAAGTCATCTTCGCAGAAGCGGATCATTTGGATGTATTGAAAGCAGCACAAATTGTTTCGGAAGAAGGAATCGGTGAACCTATTTTGTTAGGAAACAGAGAAACCATTCAGGAACTGATGGAAGAAATTGGCTTTGAACAGGAAGTACTGATCATTGATCCGAAAACAAAAGAAGAAGAAGCCAGAAGAAATCGTTTCGCAGAAGCATACTGGAAAAGCAGACAAAGAAGAGGGACAACCTTGCTGGATGCTCAGAAATGGATGAGAGAGCGTAACTACTTTGCCGCGATGATGATCAACGAAGGCGAGGCAGATGCTTTGGTTACCGGATATTCCAGAAGTTACCCAACGGTTGTAAAACCAATGCTGGAACTTATTGAAAAAGGACATGGTGTTTCCAGAGTGGCGACTACCAACCTGATGATGACCAAAAGAGGACCGCTTTTCTTAGCCGATACGGCAATTAACCCGAATCCGTCATCGGAAGATCTGGCGAAAATTGCCTTAATGACTGCAAAAACAGTAAGAATGTTCGGAATGGAACCGGTAATTGCCATGGTGTCCTTCTCGAATTTCGGTTCGTCTAAAAACGAAAGTGCTTCCAAAGTTCGTGAGGCCGTTTCCTATTTACATAAAAACTACCCGGATTTAATTGTTGATGGAGAAATCCAAACCGATTTTGCCCTGAATTCCGACATGCTGAAAAGCAAATTCCCGTTCTCTAAATTAGCGAATAAGAAGGTGAATACCTTAATCTTCCCTAATCTGGATGCTGCGAATATTACCTATAAACTATTGAAAGAGCTGGATAAAGCGGTTTCTATCGGACCAATCATGCTGGGCTTGGACAAACCGGTACATATTTTCCAGTTGGGTGCCAGTGTGGAAGAAATGGTAAACATGGCAGCAGTAGCTGTAGTGGACGCTCAGGAAAAAGAAAAAAGGGTAAAACAAGCCAAACGATAA
- the ruvA gene encoding Holliday junction branch migration protein RuvA encodes MIAHIQGRLTEKSPTEVIIDCNGVGYHINISLHTFSLLPNSENIKLYTFLQVKEDAHTLFGFMEKAERELFKLLLSVSGVGASTARTMLSSITPQQIIHAIAGNDVATVQSIKGIGAKTAQRIILDLKDKVLKVYNLEEVSAVESNTNKNEALSALEVLGFMRKSAEKVVDKIVKDNPDASVESIIKLALKNL; translated from the coding sequence ATGATTGCACATATTCAAGGGAGACTAACTGAAAAGTCGCCAACAGAGGTAATTATAGACTGTAATGGTGTAGGGTATCACATAAATATCTCGCTCCATACGTTTTCGTTATTGCCAAATTCAGAAAACATAAAGCTCTATACTTTTCTACAGGTAAAAGAAGATGCCCATACACTTTTTGGGTTTATGGAAAAAGCCGAAAGAGAACTATTCAAACTATTACTTTCCGTTTCAGGAGTGGGAGCAAGTACAGCAAGAACCATGCTGTCTTCCATAACACCTCAGCAAATCATTCATGCTATAGCCGGTAATGATGTCGCTACCGTTCAATCCATTAAGGGAATTGGCGCTAAAACGGCGCAGCGTATCATATTGGACCTGAAAGATAAAGTACTAAAAGTCTATAATCTGGAGGAAGTTTCTGCTGTAGAAAGCAATACAAATAAAAATGAAGCGTTATCAGCTTTGGAGGTTTTAGGATTTATGAGAAAATCAGCCGAAAAAGTGGTCGATAAAATTGTAAAGGACAATCCCGATGCTTCTGTGGAGTCAATCATTAAACTAGCCTTAAAAAACTTATAA